GGCATCGACTCCTGGGCCGTCGACTACGGCCTGTTGGACGCCACCGGGGCGTTGCTCGGCAACCCCGTGCACTACCGGGACGCGCGCACCGACGGAGTCCCCGACGCCGTCCACGCCCGCGTCCCGGCGGCCGACCTGTACGGCGTCACCGGGCTGCAAGTGTTGCCGTTCAACACCATCTACCAACTCGCCGCCGCGCAGGGCACACCGCAACTGGCGGCGGCACGGCAGCTGTTGTTGATCCCCGACCTGCTCGGGCACTGGCTCACCGGGGCACGCGTCACGGAGGTCACCAACGCCTCCACCACGGGTCTGCTCGACGCCCGCACCCGCACGTGGTCCACGGAGTTGATGTCCGGCCTGGGTATCGCCGAAGGGCTGTTCGCGCCCTTGGTCGAGCCCGGCACGGTGATCGGCGAACTCCTGCCGCACGTGGGGGCCGGTTCCGTCCCGGTGGTGGCGGTCGGGTCGCACGACACCGCGTCCGCCGTCGTCGGAGTACCGGCGACCACGCGGAACTTCGCCTACGTCGCCACCGGCACGTGGTCGCTGGTCGGGGTCGAGCTGGACGCCCCGGTGCTCACCGAAGCCGGTCGCCAGGCCAACTTCTCCAACGAGCTCGGCGTCGACGGCACGGTGCGCTACCTGCGCAACGTGATGGGCCTGTGGCTGTTGCAGGAGTGCCTGCGCGAGTGGGGCGATCCCGACCTGACGGGCCTGCTGGACGCCGCCGCGGGAGAACCGGGCTTGACGGCCGTGGTGGACGCGGGCGATCCGGCGTTCATCCCGCCCGGCGACATGCCGGCCCGGATCGCCGCTGCTTGCACCCGGACCGGTCAACCCGCACCGGGCACGCCCGCCGCGCTGGTGCGGTGTGTGCTGGACAGCCTGGCCCTGGCCCACCGCCGTGCGGTCCGCCAGGCCTCCGACCTGTCTGGCCAGCACGTGGATGTCGTGCACGTCGTGGGCGGCGGTGCGCGCAATCGCTTGCTGTGTCAGCTCACCGCGGACGCGTGCGGGCTGCCGGTGATCGCCGGACCGGTCGAGGCCGCGGCGTACGGCAACGCGCTGGTCCAGGCACGAGCGCTGGGCGTGGTCACCGGCGGTCTGCCCGAGCTGCGGGCGCTGGTGCGTGAGTCGACCGAACTGGTCCGGTACGAGCCGAACGGCGACCCGTCGGCCTGGCGGGCGGCGGAAGAGCGCCTGACCGCACGCGAGTCCGGAGCGGCCTGAACGACGGGGTGGTGCGGCCGTGGAACCGTCCGGCCGCACCACCTCGATCCATCAGCCCTTGAAGCGGACCGTGTACTCCCGTTGCGCGGTCCCGTCCTCGCTGGTCACGGTGACCTTCGCGGTCGGGTCGGAGTGGTCGGCCTGGTCGACCGCCACCTTCGCGTACGGGTCGGCCGCGACCGCGGTCACCTCACCCCGCCGTGCGTCGACCTGGTACGCCGTGGTGCCCGGGTCGAAGCCCGCGACCGGCGTGCCGTCCACCGCGAGCTGAGCCGCCGACGCTTCCGCCGACTGCCCGGGAGCCTTGGTGAACACCTCGATCTCGCTGATCGTCATGTACAGCGACGGCCGTGCGGTGAACACGACCCGGACCGCGTCGGTGGCCGATGCCCGCAGAGGCACCTCCACCACGGGCGCGGGCGCGCCGTCGCCGACGACCGGCACCACGTCACTCGCGTCGACCCACGTGCCGCCGGCGTCCCGCACCTGCACCCGGAGCGACTGCGCGTAGCTCGCGGTCGACCCGTCGCGGTAGAAGTGCACGACGACGCGGTTGACATCCCGTGCGCCCGGCAGTTGGTAGGTCAGCGTGTCGGACGGGTTCTTCGTGCCCGACCTCCAGTTGGACCACGCCTTGTCGTTCGTGACGCCGTTGCGCAGCCGGTCCGGGGAGTAGCCGGACTCGGTGTAGGTGGACGAGGCCCGCACGCCGTCTTCCAGCGCCGCGTTGGTCTCGACCGGCCGGGTGACCTGCACCCGTGCCGTCGCGGGCACCGTGGAACCGTCGACCACACTTGCCGTGCCTTGGACGGTCACCACGCCCGGCTCGGTGGTCGTCGGCATCGCCTGCCACGTCACCCGCAGCTCGGTGGTTCCGCCGTTCGTACCCACACCGATCACGGTGGCAGGCAAGGAAGGCGTGCCGCCGACGTACGCCTTCGCCCGTGCGGGCTGCGTCGACGCGATGGTGTCCACCGTGACGACCGCCGTAGTGTGGAAGGTCCGCCCGAGCGGATCGGTCGCGGTGCCCGGCACCCGCACGGTCCCCGGTCGGGACCACCGCGACACCGGCATCGGCTCCCACTGGACGGGCAGCGCGCCACCCGCGCCGTCACGGAGCTTCGCGGGCACGGTGGACGGCAGTTCGGGCGTCCGACCCGGCACGGTGAAGACCGCCGCGTCCTGCGCGCCCAGCACGGTCCGGTCCACCACGGTCCACCGCTGGTTCGCGCCGGAG
This is a stretch of genomic DNA from Saccharothrix ecbatanensis. It encodes these proteins:
- a CDS encoding rhamnulokinase; amino-acid sequence: MGVRIAAVDLGASSGRVMAFDIAADRVDFAEAHRFPNGPVRLGDTLHWDVLALYQGVLDGLRAAGPRLDSVGIDSWAVDYGLLDATGALLGNPVHYRDARTDGVPDAVHARVPAADLYGVTGLQVLPFNTIYQLAAAQGTPQLAAARQLLLIPDLLGHWLTGARVTEVTNASTTGLLDARTRTWSTELMSGLGIAEGLFAPLVEPGTVIGELLPHVGAGSVPVVAVGSHDTASAVVGVPATTRNFAYVATGTWSLVGVELDAPVLTEAGRQANFSNELGVDGTVRYLRNVMGLWLLQECLREWGDPDLTGLLDAAAGEPGLTAVVDAGDPAFIPPGDMPARIAAACTRTGQPAPGTPAALVRCVLDSLALAHRRAVRQASDLSGQHVDVVHVVGGGARNRLLCQLTADACGLPVIAGPVEAAAYGNALVQARALGVVTGGLPELRALVRESTELVRYEPNGDPSAWRAAEERLTARESGAA